One Polaribacter sp. KT25b DNA segment encodes these proteins:
- a CDS encoding pentapeptide repeat-containing protein, translating to MKNKITFIFFLFLATTFSFAQKTIEATNILKDIKAGKSVSYKNATIVGVLDLTYMDDAMKKLPNKKKSSWWSSGNSSNEIKKIIDVKVSFINCTFKNDVLAYIPDEDSGYTFTASFEEDVIFKNCNFERKAMFKYSRFERNTDFSGTSFNDDSTFKYAKFDNSINFSNTKFDEIATFKYANFSKNVSFADADFKDSAIFKYTKFNNGVSFKNTNFKEDLNIKYMKVSGDFNITNMKVSYEIDSKYTKINGKSFDKYLLETR from the coding sequence ATGAAAAATAAAATTACATTCATCTTTTTTCTTTTTTTAGCAACAACATTTTCATTTGCACAAAAAACAATAGAAGCTACTAATATTTTAAAAGATATAAAAGCAGGCAAATCTGTTTCTTATAAAAATGCAACAATTGTTGGGGTTTTAGATTTAACGTATATGGATGATGCCATGAAAAAATTACCAAATAAAAAGAAAAGTAGTTGGTGGAGCAGCGGAAACTCATCTAACGAGATAAAAAAAATAATTGATGTAAAAGTATCTTTCATTAACTGTACTTTTAAAAATGATGTTTTGGCTTATATACCAGATGAAGATTCTGGGTACACATTTACCGCTAGTTTTGAAGAAGATGTAATTTTTAAAAACTGTAACTTTGAAAGAAAAGCAATGTTTAAATACTCTCGTTTTGAAAGAAATACCGATTTTTCTGGCACTTCTTTTAATGATGATAGTACTTTTAAATATGCAAAATTTGATAATAGCATTAATTTTTCAAACACTAAGTTTGATGAAATTGCAACTTTTAAATATGCTAATTTTAGCAAAAATGTAAGTTTTGCAGATGCTGATTTTAAAGATTCTGCAATATTTAAATACACAAAATTTAATAACGGGGTTTCCTTTAAAAACACCAATTTTAAAGAAGATTTAAATATTAAATATATGAAAGTATCTGGAGATTTTAACATTACAAACATGAAAGTTAGCTATGAAATAGACTCTAAATACACGAAAATAAATGGTAAAAGTTTCGATAAATATTTACTAGAAACCAGATAA
- a CDS encoding long-chain fatty acid--CoA ligase: MPTEITRLFDFPNYQLETYNLKKALSTKYNGKWKSISSQEYVDKSNQFSRGLLKLGIKPNDKIAIISTSNRTEWNICDIGVLQTGAQTVPIYPTISKEDYEYVLNHSESIYCFVSDVTILEKLNQIKSKTKLIKVFTFDDIKGENSWNEILTLGEDTSNQNEVEERKNAVKTDDLATLIYTSGTTGRPKGVMLSHKNIVSNVISSTKRVPLEYGNSKALSFLPVCHIFERMILYLYQYCGVDIYYAESIEKLSENAQEIKPEVMTAVPRLYEKIYDKIVLKGEDLKGIKRNLFFWALNLGLKYEPYGANGWWYEKQLSIARKLIFTKWQAALGGQLKLMVSGSAALQPRLTRVFAAAGMPIMEGYGLTETSPVISVNDVNNGGFRVGTVGKVIEGVEVIIADSGEILVKGPNVMQGYYKDPEKTATALKNGYFYTGDKGELDKDGFLKITGRTKEMFKTSGGKYVIPPLLEGDLKQSLFIEQVMVIGENEKMPAAIIQPNFEFIREWIHHKNYTIGTSNEEIVTSDIVIKRIQQEVDKYNKNFGKWEQIKRFELTADEWTIESGHLTPTMKMKRVIILKIYENLYNKIYR; the protein is encoded by the coding sequence ATGCCTACAGAAATTACAAGATTATTTGATTTTCCTAACTATCAATTAGAAACTTATAATCTTAAAAAAGCTCTTTCCACAAAATATAATGGAAAATGGAAATCTATATCTTCACAAGAATATGTAGATAAATCGAATCAATTTAGTAGAGGTTTACTAAAATTAGGTATAAAACCTAACGATAAAATAGCCATAATTTCTACATCAAACAGAACTGAATGGAATATTTGCGATATTGGTGTATTACAAACTGGCGCACAAACTGTACCTATTTATCCTACAATTAGTAAAGAAGATTATGAATACGTTTTAAATCATTCTGAATCTATTTATTGCTTTGTTTCTGATGTTACTATTCTAGAAAAATTAAATCAAATTAAAAGTAAAACCAAGCTTATAAAGGTTTTTACTTTTGATGATATAAAAGGAGAAAATAGCTGGAATGAAATTTTAACTTTAGGAGAAGATACCAGCAATCAAAATGAAGTTGAAGAAAGAAAAAACGCAGTAAAAACAGACGACTTAGCAACACTTATATACACTTCTGGCACAACAGGAAGACCAAAAGGCGTAATGCTTTCTCATAAAAATATTGTTTCTAATGTTATTTCTTCTACTAAAAGAGTTCCTTTAGAATATGGAAATTCTAAAGCTTTAAGTTTTTTACCAGTTTGTCATATTTTTGAACGTATGATTTTATATTTATATCAATATTGTGGTGTAGATATCTATTATGCAGAATCGATTGAAAAACTATCAGAAAATGCACAAGAAATTAAACCAGAAGTAATGACTGCTGTACCTAGATTATATGAAAAAATCTATGATAAAATTGTACTAAAAGGAGAAGATTTAAAAGGTATTAAAAGAAATTTATTTTTCTGGGCACTAAACCTTGGCTTAAAATATGAACCTTATGGAGCAAACGGCTGGTGGTATGAAAAACAATTATCTATTGCTCGTAAACTTATTTTTACAAAATGGCAAGCTGCTCTTGGTGGCCAGTTAAAATTAATGGTTTCTGGAAGTGCAGCTTTACAACCAAGATTAACACGTGTTTTTGCTGCTGCAGGAATGCCAATTATGGAGGGTTATGGTTTAACAGAAACCTCTCCTGTAATTTCTGTTAATGATGTAAATAATGGTGGTTTTAGAGTTGGTACTGTTGGTAAAGTTATAGAAGGTGTAGAGGTAATAATTGCAGATTCTGGTGAAATTTTAGTAAAAGGACCAAATGTAATGCAAGGTTATTATAAAGATCCAGAAAAAACAGCTACTGCTCTTAAAAATGGTTATTTTTATACGGGTGATAAAGGAGAACTTGACAAAGATGGATTCTTAAAAATTACGGGTAGAACAAAAGAAATGTTTAAAACTTCTGGTGGTAAATATGTAATTCCGCCTTTATTAGAAGGAGATTTAAAACAATCTTTATTTATAGAACAAGTAATGGTTATTGGTGAAAACGAAAAAATGCCAGCTGCTATTATTCAACCAAATTTTGAATTTATTAGAGAATGGATTCATCATAAAAACTATACAATAGGTACTTCTAATGAAGAAATTGTAACTTCGGATATTGTAATAAAACGTATTCAGCAAGAAGTTGATAAATACAATAAAAACTTTGGTAAATGGGAGCAAATAAAACGTTTTGAATTAACTGCAGATGAATGGACTATTGAAAGCGGACATTTAACGCCAACTATGAAAATGAAACGTGTTATAATTCTAAAAATATATGAAAACTTATATAATAAAATTTATAGATAG
- the purL gene encoding phosphoribosylformylglycinamidine synthase, translated as MIHFFGNKSSKVYAVQTTKELTAETIAKLTWLFANQPKIEETSIDAFFVGPRAAMITPWSTNAVEITQNMGISNIIRIEEFTTVSEDFSDFDPMISEKFNGLHQDSFTIEIQPEAILEIEDIAAYNNQEGLSLSDEEVEYLEGVATKLGRKLTDSEVFGFSQVNSEHCRHKIFGGTFIIDGEEQPTSLFNMIKETSKQCPNDIVSAYKDNVAFVKGPKVEQFAPKTADKPDFYQTQDFESVISLKAETHNFPTTVEPFNGAATGSGGEIRDRLAGGKGSLPLAGTAVYMTSYSRLEASIDAVKNTRYWENKFEARDWLYQTPMDILIKASNGASDFGNKFGQPLITGSVLTFEHEENSSVSDSSARKLGYDKVIMQAGGIGYGKADQALKDTPKEGDKIVILGGENYRIGMGGAAVSSADTGEFASGIELNAVQRSNPEMQKRAANAVRGMVESDENFIVSIHDHGAGGHLNCLSELVEDTGGKIDLDALPVGDPTLSAKEIIGNESQERMGLVIADKHLETLHKIADRERSPIYDVGVVTGDDRFTFESKSTGVKPMDLALEDMFGSSPKTVLTDKTVIRKYKNPRYKTKNLEIYLKQVLQLEAVACKDWLTNKVDRCVGGKVAKQQCVGPLQIPLNNVGVMALDFKGKEGVATSIGHSPISALISPEAGSRNAITESLTNIIWAPLKDNLKSVSLSANWMWPCKNEGEDARLYKAVKAVSEFSIGLGINVPTGKDSLSMKQKYTDGEVIAPGTVIISAAGNCNAITKVVEPLLQVDGGNIYYINISQDEFKLGGSSFNQTLNAIGNEAPDVTNVNYVKTVFNTIQDLITADKITAGHDVASGGLITTLLEMCFADVNLGADFDISSLHEEDSIKVLFAENSGIVFQADASVETILSENNIEFFNIGSANNSGTVTIKNNEDNFSFDVTEMRDVWYRTSFLLDLKQTANNLAQDRFDNFKNQPLTYKFPENFTGKLPVIGKEKPKAAIIREKGSNSEREMANAMYLAGFDVKDVHMTDLISGRETLEDIQFIGAVGGFSNSDVLGSAKGWAGAFKYNEKANTALKNFFKREDTLSVGICNGAQLWMELDLINPEHKVHGKLGHNDSMKHESSFTSVKIQENNSVMLSSLAGTELGVWISHGEGKFNLPESEENYNIVAKYGYAGYPNNPNGSNFNTAMLCDPSGRHLVTMPHIERSTFQWNWANYPANRKDEVTPWLEAFVNAKNWLTK; from the coding sequence TCTTTGGAAACAAAAGCAGTAAAGTATATGCTGTTCAAACAACAAAAGAATTAACTGCAGAAACTATTGCTAAGTTAACATGGCTTTTTGCCAATCAACCTAAAATAGAAGAAACATCAATAGATGCTTTTTTTGTTGGCCCAAGAGCAGCAATGATTACTCCTTGGAGTACCAATGCTGTAGAAATTACTCAGAATATGGGGATTTCAAACATTATTAGAATTGAAGAATTTACGACTGTTTCAGAAGATTTTTCTGATTTTGACCCAATGATTTCTGAAAAATTCAATGGTTTGCATCAAGATTCATTTACCATAGAAATTCAACCAGAAGCAATTTTAGAAATTGAAGACATTGCCGCATATAACAATCAAGAAGGATTGTCATTAAGTGATGAAGAAGTAGAATATCTAGAAGGTGTTGCTACTAAACTAGGTAGAAAATTAACAGATTCTGAAGTATTTGGTTTTAGCCAAGTAAACTCAGAACACTGTAGACATAAAATATTTGGCGGAACATTTATTATTGACGGAGAAGAACAACCTACTTCCCTATTCAATATGATTAAAGAAACCTCTAAACAATGTCCTAACGATATTGTTTCTGCATACAAAGATAACGTAGCTTTTGTAAAAGGGCCAAAAGTGGAACAGTTTGCGCCTAAAACGGCGGATAAACCAGACTTTTATCAAACACAAGATTTTGAATCTGTAATATCATTAAAAGCAGAAACCCACAATTTCCCAACAACTGTTGAGCCTTTTAATGGTGCTGCAACAGGTTCTGGAGGAGAAATTAGAGATAGATTGGCTGGTGGAAAAGGTTCTTTACCTTTAGCAGGAACAGCTGTTTATATGACTTCGTATTCTCGTTTAGAAGCGTCTATAGATGCAGTTAAGAATACAAGATATTGGGAAAATAAATTTGAAGCAAGAGATTGGTTGTACCAAACTCCTATGGATATTTTAATAAAAGCATCAAACGGAGCGTCTGATTTTGGAAATAAATTTGGACAACCTTTAATTACAGGTTCTGTTTTAACTTTTGAACACGAAGAAAATTCTTCTGTAAGCGATTCTTCTGCAAGAAAACTTGGGTACGATAAGGTTATTATGCAAGCTGGTGGAATTGGGTACGGAAAAGCAGATCAAGCATTAAAAGATACACCAAAAGAAGGCGATAAAATTGTAATTCTTGGTGGTGAAAACTACCGAATTGGAATGGGAGGAGCTGCTGTTTCTTCTGCAGATACTGGAGAATTTGCTTCAGGAATTGAATTAAACGCGGTACAACGTTCGAATCCAGAAATGCAAAAACGTGCTGCAAATGCAGTTCGTGGAATGGTAGAAAGCGATGAAAACTTTATTGTTTCTATTCACGATCATGGAGCTGGCGGACATTTAAATTGTTTATCAGAATTGGTAGAAGATACAGGTGGTAAAATAGACTTAGATGCTTTACCGGTTGGAGATCCTACGCTATCGGCTAAAGAAATTATTGGTAACGAGTCTCAAGAAAGAATGGGATTAGTAATTGCAGATAAACATTTAGAAACTTTGCATAAAATTGCAGATAGAGAACGTTCTCCTATTTACGATGTTGGTGTAGTTACTGGAGATGATCGTTTTACTTTTGAGTCTAAATCAACAGGCGTAAAACCAATGGACTTGGCCTTAGAAGACATGTTTGGTTCTTCTCCAAAAACTGTTTTAACAGACAAAACTGTCATCAGAAAATATAAAAACCCTCGTTATAAAACGAAGAATTTAGAAATCTATTTAAAACAAGTTTTACAGTTAGAAGCTGTGGCTTGTAAAGATTGGTTAACAAATAAAGTAGATCGTTGTGTTGGTGGTAAAGTAGCCAAACAACAATGTGTAGGACCATTACAAATTCCGTTGAACAACGTTGGTGTAATGGCTTTAGATTTTAAAGGAAAAGAAGGTGTTGCAACGTCAATTGGCCACTCTCCTATTTCTGCATTAATTAGTCCAGAAGCTGGTTCTAGAAATGCAATTACAGAATCTTTAACCAACATTATTTGGGCACCTTTAAAAGACAATTTAAAAAGTGTTTCATTGTCTGCAAATTGGATGTGGCCTTGTAAAAATGAAGGTGAAGACGCTCGTTTATACAAAGCTGTAAAAGCCGTTTCAGAATTTTCTATAGGTTTAGGAATCAATGTTCCTACAGGGAAAGATTCTTTATCAATGAAACAAAAATATACAGATGGAGAAGTAATTGCTCCAGGAACTGTAATTATTTCTGCAGCAGGAAACTGTAATGCGATTACTAAAGTTGTAGAACCTCTTTTACAAGTTGATGGAGGAAACATCTATTATATCAATATTTCTCAAGACGAATTTAAATTAGGTGGAAGTTCTTTTAACCAGACTTTAAATGCGATTGGAAATGAAGCTCCAGACGTTACTAATGTTAATTATGTAAAAACAGTTTTTAACACCATTCAAGATTTAATTACAGCAGATAAAATTACAGCAGGACACGATGTTGCTTCTGGTGGATTGATTACCACTTTGTTAGAAATGTGTTTTGCTGATGTTAATTTAGGAGCAGATTTTGATATTTCTTCTTTACATGAAGAAGATTCTATAAAAGTGTTATTCGCAGAGAATTCAGGAATTGTTTTTCAAGCAGATGCTTCTGTAGAAACGATTTTATCAGAAAATAATATTGAATTTTTTAATATTGGTTCTGCTAATAATTCAGGAACAGTTACTATTAAAAACAACGAAGATAATTTCTCTTTTGATGTAACCGAAATGAGGGATGTTTGGTACAGAACTTCTTTCTTGCTAGATCTAAAACAAACTGCTAATAATTTAGCTCAAGATCGTTTTGACAATTTTAAAAATCAGCCTTTAACGTACAAATTCCCTGAGAATTTTACTGGTAAATTACCTGTAATTGGTAAAGAGAAGCCAAAAGCTGCTATCATTCGTGAAAAAGGTTCTAATTCTGAACGTGAAATGGCAAATGCAATGTATTTAGCTGGTTTTGATGTTAAAGATGTACACATGACAGATTTAATTTCTGGTCGTGAAACATTAGAAGACATTCAGTTTATTGGTGCTGTTGGTGGTTTCTCTAATTCAGATGTTTTAGGTTCTGCTAAAGGTTGGGCAGGAGCATTTAAATACAACGAAAAAGCAAATACTGCTTTAAAAAACTTCTTTAAAAGAGAAGATACGTTGTCTGTTGGTATTTGTAATGGAGCACAATTATGGATGGAATTAGACCTAATAAACCCAGAACATAAAGTTCATGGAAAATTAGGTCATAATGATTCTATGAAGCACGAAAGTTCTTTTACATCGGTGAAAATCCAGGAAAACAATTCGGTAATGTTATCTAGTTTAGCAGGAACAGAATTAGGTGTTTGGATTTCTCATGGAGAAGGTAAATTTAATTTACCAGAATCTGAAGAAAACTATAATATTGTTGCCAAATATGGTTACGCAGGATACCCTAATAACCCAAATGGTTCTAATTTTAACACAGCCATGCTATGTGATCCATCTGGAAGACATTTAGTGACTATGCCGCATATTGAGCGTTCTACTTTTCAATGGAATTGGGCAAATTACCCAGCAAATAGAAAAGATGAAGTTACCCCTTGGTTAGAAGCTTTTGTAAATGCCAAAAACTGGTTGACAAAATAA
- a CDS encoding head GIN domain-containing protein: protein MKLKLIVLLIFSITINSNLKAQKTIKLSKDFDKVIVSPHIEAVFKKGNEPSIVIEDINVPDEKFNYELEKGTLQVYLKGAKTYTKNKKVVIRNSEMKVPLYKGRVVKLIITYVDVNTFSLRGEEKITFQTPLNQDQCKLLIYGKSEVTINKIKVDKLTVSIYGDSFLKMDNGNINKQKITAYGASKVMASDVITEETKLTAYGDGTFTFNVSKKIKVTSYGEATVLYKGDASLKKGIVIGESTIRKVQ, encoded by the coding sequence ATGAAATTAAAATTAATTGTCTTACTTATATTTTCAATAACGATTAATAGTAACTTAAAAGCGCAAAAAACTATAAAACTTAGTAAAGATTTTGATAAAGTTATAGTAAGTCCACATATAGAAGCGGTTTTTAAAAAAGGAAATGAACCAAGCATAGTTATTGAAGATATAAACGTGCCAGATGAAAAATTCAACTACGAATTAGAAAAAGGAACCCTTCAAGTATATTTAAAAGGGGCTAAAACCTATACTAAAAATAAAAAAGTTGTTATCAGAAATTCCGAAATGAAAGTGCCATTATATAAAGGTAGAGTTGTAAAATTAATTATTACGTATGTAGATGTAAACACTTTTTCTTTACGTGGAGAAGAGAAAATTACATTTCAAACGCCTTTAAACCAAGATCAATGTAAATTGTTAATTTATGGTAAATCAGAAGTAACGATTAACAAAATTAAGGTTGATAAATTAACTGTTTCTATTTATGGAGATAGTTTTTTAAAGATGGATAATGGAAACATTAATAAACAGAAAATTACAGCTTATGGTGCGAGTAAAGTTATGGCATCGGATGTAATTACAGAAGAAACAAAACTAACTGCTTATGGAGATGGAACCTTTACATTTAACGTTTCTAAAAAAATAAAAGTAACATCTTATGGCGAAGCAACGGTACTTTATAAAGGTGATGCTTCATTAAAAAAAGGAATTGTTATTGGCGAATCTACGATTAGAAAAGTGCAATAG
- a CDS encoding AraC family transcriptional regulator, translating to MEFITLDSHTKNPLIDYFYQFKITEKDLPFETLILPVGSSNIAYNFCEEDILFTHKKNKSFYNKLTLIGQFYGSYEILINKVNYNVGFDLKPTSLYKIIDKDVSFVTNKQKQLKDFHFELYEKLNPLFLKYKDDITKLIESINNEFDQLTLSKDKNIEHIDKAIAIIIKNEGIIKVTDLLKEVPFSQKSLEIQFKKIIGVTPGKYIRQYRFMNLMRKYVSKQIEIRDLIFQSNYYDKSHFEKDFKLFMNQSSKKFFHEDYPLLRKILKES from the coding sequence ATGGAGTTTATTACATTAGATTCACATACAAAAAACCCTTTAATTGATTATTTTTATCAATTTAAAATAACGGAAAAAGATTTACCTTTTGAAACTCTTATACTGCCCGTTGGCAGCTCTAACATTGCTTATAATTTTTGTGAAGAAGATATTTTATTTACACATAAAAAAAATAAATCTTTTTATAATAAACTAACTTTAATAGGGCAATTTTATGGCAGTTATGAAATATTAATAAATAAAGTAAATTACAATGTTGGTTTTGATCTAAAACCAACATCCTTATATAAAATAATAGATAAAGATGTTTCTTTTGTAACAAATAAACAAAAGCAATTAAAAGATTTTCACTTTGAATTATATGAAAAATTAAATCCTTTATTTTTAAAATATAAAGATGATATTACCAAGCTTATAGAATCTATTAACAACGAATTTGATCAATTAACTTTATCAAAAGATAAAAATATAGAACATATAGATAAAGCTATTGCTATTATAATAAAAAATGAAGGAATTATTAAAGTTACAGATTTATTAAAAGAAGTACCTTTTAGTCAAAAATCTTTAGAAATTCAATTTAAAAAAATAATCGGTGTTACTCCAGGTAAATATATAAGACAATATCGTTTTATGAATTTAATGCGAAAATATGTATCTAAACAAATAGAGATAAGAGATTTAATTTTTCAATCTAATTATTATGATAAATCTCACTTTGAAAAAGATTTTAAACTTTTTATGAATCAAAGTTCAAAAAAGTTTTTTCACGAAGATTACCCTTTATTAAGAAAGATTCTTAAAGAGTCATAA
- a CDS encoding threonine/serine exporter ThrE family protein, with amino-acid sequence MKIPEKYKFIVELGKALHTYGIPSYKIQSYLTEVAKTQGITGSFMDSPTWINYVFYEDENSYNYIECIPPGSLNLGALSRIAELTNKVIDYKIDNEQINEELNIIHAKTKLTNHYQLTLAYAFSAGSFSILIGTNWISFAFSLLLGAFIYLLVYLSSKSKYLVNVFESLSALIVTIICCLLTLIFPNFNLGLTILASIIIFIPGLAITTALEEITSKNLVSGGAKLFDSIILLFKQFFGVLLGLALMTSLIDIDLTYHVSEMPKWTIFFAVPVLSITLLPIFQVRKKDMIFGVLTGVIAFFMTVLLSGYGVLVSTFIGTLTVVGVSRLFGFISKTPKTVFLIQGIVMLVPGSKSFMGLSNSFFNPNTTTGSGNLFEQVAFILMGIIGGLLFAGTFRERSPKKYKLETKK; translated from the coding sequence ATGAAAATTCCAGAAAAATATAAGTTTATAGTTGAATTAGGAAAAGCACTACATACTTATGGTATTCCTTCTTATAAAATTCAATCTTATTTAACAGAAGTTGCCAAAACACAAGGTATTACTGGTAGCTTTATGGATTCTCCTACTTGGATAAATTATGTTTTTTATGAAGATGAAAATTCTTATAATTATATTGAATGTATTCCTCCTGGTTCTTTAAATTTAGGAGCACTTTCTAGAATTGCAGAACTAACAAATAAGGTTATTGATTATAAAATTGATAATGAACAAATAAATGAAGAATTAAATATAATTCACGCCAAAACTAAATTAACTAACCATTATCAATTAACTTTGGCTTACGCTTTTTCTGCAGGTTCTTTTAGTATATTAATTGGTACCAATTGGATTTCATTTGCTTTTTCGTTATTATTAGGAGCATTTATTTACCTTTTGGTTTATTTATCAAGTAAATCTAAATATTTAGTAAATGTATTTGAATCTTTAAGTGCATTAATCGTTACGATTATTTGCTGCTTATTAACATTAATTTTTCCGAACTTTAATTTAGGATTAACCATTTTAGCTTCTATCATTATTTTTATTCCTGGATTAGCAATTACTACTGCTTTAGAAGAAATAACTTCTAAAAATTTAGTTTCTGGAGGTGCAAAACTTTTTGATTCAATAATATTATTATTTAAACAGTTTTTTGGAGTATTACTTGGATTAGCTTTAATGACATCTTTGATAGATATTGATTTAACATATCATGTATCTGAAATGCCAAAATGGACCATATTTTTTGCTGTTCCGGTATTATCTATTACTCTTTTACCAATATTTCAAGTGCGTAAAAAAGATATGATTTTTGGCGTATTAACTGGTGTTATTGCTTTTTTTATGACAGTTCTATTATCTGGTTACGGAGTTTTAGTTAGTACTTTTATTGGTACTTTAACAGTGGTTGGAGTTAGTCGTTTGTTTGGTTTTATTTCTAAAACTCCAAAAACAGTTTTCTTAATCCAAGGAATTGTAATGTTAGTACCAGGAAGTAAATCTTTTATGGGTTTAAGTAACTCTTTTTTTAACCCGAATACAACTACTGGTTCTGGAAATTTATTTGAACAAGTTGCTTTTATTCTTATGGGTATTATTGGCGGACTTCTTTTTGCTGGTACTTTTAGAGAAAGAAGTCCTAAAAAATATAAATTAGAAACAAAAAAATAA